The genomic DNA GGAGTACGCCTTCAATATTGGTGAACAATTTCCCTTCTTTGACCCAAAATAAATTACTGCGAGAACCTTCCCTCACATGGCCTTCCGTATCCACAAGTAAAGCCTCGTAAACTCCTTTTTCTTCCGCTATTGCATGAGCGTCATGAGATGCGGTGTAAGGAAGCGATTTGGCTTGCGGGGTCGAACGTTCAACCACTACAAACGTGGCGGAAACCCCTTTATAAATCTCCGGATCAATAATGAAAGGCTCGATTCTCACCCAAACTTCTTTTTCCGTTGCGATGACTTTGATGCGCGCCGGGGATTCTTCTTTGTAAAATTTGCTTAATGTTTTTCTCACCCAGTCTTGAATTTTCTCGACAAGATACGGGAGTGTAAATTCGGTTAATGTTGCGGAATTTTGAAGTCTTGTTAAATGTGTGTGTAATTCAAAAATATCCTTTCCATAGGTTCGCATGACTTCAAATACGCCGTGAATTTCTTGATTTGACGGATCAAACACCGCGAGTTGCTCTGCGGTTGGTTCCGAAACATGTTCTCCGTTGCGGGAATAACAAGTCATAATCGTGGGACAAAAAATTACAAAGAAAAGAATGCTTTGGCTTTATCGAGGGTTTCTTGATATTCGGCTTTGCCTTGCGAGTCTGCGACAATGCCTCCCCCTACATTCAATACCAATTTCCCTTTTTTAGCGATGAGGGTTCGAATTAAAATATTCATATCCATGTCGCCGGAGTCGCTCAAATAGCCGAGGGCGCCGGTGTAAAAGCCGCGGGTTACGGGTTCAAGTTCGTCGATGACTTCCATAGCGCGTTTTTTGGGACAGCCGGTGATGGAACCTCCGGGAAAACAGGACTTGAGAAGGTCGAGAGCGTTGTATTCGGAACGCAATGTGCCGCGAATTTCGGAAAACGTGTGCCACACGGTCGGACATTTTTGCAAGGCGCGATGGAGCACGACGTTCACGCTGCCAATGGCGCACGTTTGGCCAATGTCGTTGCGCAAAAGATCGGTGATCATGTTGAGTTCTGCGGTTTCTTTTTCATTGGCGAGAAGGTCGTTTTTAAATTTTTCGTCTTGAATCGGAGTTTTGCCGCGAGGGCGTGTGCCTTTGACCGGAAATGTGAAAACGGTTCGATCGCGAAGGGTTAAAAATCGTTCGGGCGAAGCGCTGAGTATCGTAAAATCATCGGTCTCAAAATAAGCGCTGAGGGGCGCCGTATTTTTTTCACACAATCGCACAAAAAGCGTGCGTAAATCCCCCTTAAATGGCGCGGTGAGGCGATGCGTTAAATTGACTTGGTAAATGTCGCCTTCAAGAATGTAATTTTTGATTTTCGCGAAAGCGTGATCGTAGGTTTTTTGAGGCATTTCAGGAGTGAAATGAAGCGGATTGAGTTTTTTTACTAAGGGAATTTTTCGTTTCCAAATCGCTTCAATGGTTTGAGGGACGGTTGAAAAAATCTTTTTAGTGCGATGATTAAAACACACGAATTGGTCGTAATAATGAAGAGTGGCGAGAGGCAGAAGATCAGGGTTTTTGGTGTTTTTTTTAAGATTGAAAAGGGAATAGCCAATGTCGTAAGAAAAACTTCCAATCCATCCTCCGCAAAACGGAAGCTTGTGGGGGTTTTTTATATTTTGTGTGTTCATTTTTTTCTGCATTTTTTTAAAAACATCATCCTGCTGCGTGCCGACAAACGTCT from Candidatus Gracilibacteria bacterium includes the following:
- a CDS encoding chorismate-binding protein; this translates as MRLLLIDNYDSFTYNLYQQLERLGADVVVKKNDEITIGQIKREGYDAIVISPGPKKPKDSGISCDVVREFYKTKPILGVCLGHQCIGEVFGSNVVRAPCVMHGKVSEVEHEGIGIFRTAKNPFNVARYHSLILDRTPKDFIQTARTRDGIIMGIQHKKYPVFGVQFHPESFLTQGGDILIRNFLKWVPRQEGEKIFENQTQGAQRSCVSLNSNSKFKRGTLCSASGLRGVSLPCEQKFFPPACQKLEISHFDPLQLFQKLQKTEKKVSFLYTGKLEQNEGWSILAFNPKKTFVGTQQDDVFKKMQKKMNTQNIKNPHKLPFCGGWIGSFSYDIGYSLFNLKKNTKNPDLLPLATLHYYDQFVCFNHRTKKIFSTVPQTIEAIWKRKIPLVKKLNPLHFTPEMPQKTYDHAFAKIKNYILEGDIYQVNLTHRLTAPFKGDLRTLFVRLCEKNTAPLSAYFETDDFTILSASPERFLTLRDRTVFTFPVKGTRPRGKTPIQDEKFKNDLLANEKETAELNMITDLLRNDIGQTCAIGSVNVVLHRALQKCPTVWHTFSEIRGTLRSEYNALDLLKSCFPGGSITGCPKKRAMEVIDELEPVTRGFYTGALGYLSDSGDMDMNILIRTLIAKKGKLVLNVGGGIVADSQGKAEYQETLDKAKAFFSL
- a CDS encoding aminotransferase class IV, with protein sequence MTCYSRNGEHVSEPTAEQLAVFDPSNQEIHGVFEVMRTYGKDIFELHTHLTRLQNSATLTEFTLPYLVEKIQDWVRKTLSKFYKEESPARIKVIATEKEVWVRIEPFIIDPEIYKGVSATFVVVERSTPQAKSLPYTASHDAHAIAEEKGVYEALLVDTEGHVREGSRSNLFWVKEGKLFTNIEGVLPGVTQAAVCRWEEADGNPVQYGKVTQEELSGMDEVFVTGTSPGAVPIIKIDEKIIGNGTPGLVTKRIMDKFRTLEG